Within the Carassius gibelio isolate Cgi1373 ecotype wild population from Czech Republic chromosome B15, carGib1.2-hapl.c, whole genome shotgun sequence genome, the region CACActaagaaaagacaaaaacttttatatatatcgACATattcacctgaaaaaaaaattattgctatATATGGAACACATAGTCAGACTCACACTCTGCTTGTAGGCTGTCCCAAACGTGAAAGCAGACTGTTGTCTGGTAGGGGTGTCTGGACAGAGCTATAATGgattaaattaagaatatttgCACATTAGTAAAATTTTTactaattctaaaaaaaaaaaaaaaaaaaaaaaaaaccttaatagaaaaaattaaaatcttacaTTTTTTAGGAACATCACTGTATGACGGTAAGGTAAAGACTTGCCAATCAACTCAATGAAAAACACCTCAAATAAagtttgataatatatatatatatatatatatatatatatatatatatatatatatatatatatatatatatatatatacattttttagataatatataaaataataaaatagttgagaaaaaaaaaattattaagaagAATTTGTATTAGCGACAGTAGCATAGTGTGTGTCAACATATAACGCTGTTCAAATCCCGGCTCGAAGACCTTTCCTAATCCTACACCCTTTTCTCTCTCCCACTTGGCTTCCTGTCTAATCTACACTATCCTATCTTAATAAAggtaaaatggcaaaaataaatcttgaaaacataatttttgacaACAGAAGAGAAAATGATCATGCCTGCCTACCTGGAGGTTTCCTCCACCGATGCCCTCCCATCTCAGAAACTCCCCACGCACCGAGTAAACAGCAGCCCGCAGCTCGATGTTAGAGTTCTGAAATTGAGAggaatgtttgtaaaaaattattacatgtaCACTTATTCTTACAAGATTAAATTTCTGAAGTGTTTACCTTTTGTGCCCCTTTAAAGCTGAATCCAACAGGAAGTGGCTCACTCTGTAGAATCCGTGATGCCAACCCAAGCTGGTCTCCATAGTAGAGCCAAGGCAGGTTTGCCCTCCTAGAGTCACAAACGAGAGTGAGAGTCACAAATACAAGTAAACTGGATACTTCTGGCAATTACATATCTTGCATCACAAGAAAGATGCATCATGAGAAAGAAGTATTTTCAGAGCTGCTGATAATGGAAGTCATGTGACAGGGGTTGCCTGTAGATCATGTACTTTTTAATCCTATGCTAAGTGTAATGGTTATATAAAGACATATGTTTATGTGAAGCATTGATAGTGATGATTGCGTTGCTTTTTTTATAGGCAGGTGGGATGTGCTTCCCTTCAAACGGTCTACCCACGTGTCATCTGTTAACCTGAAATATGTATTGAAATAAAAATCCAGAGAGTAACATATAGAGAGATAATAAGAGGCTTGTTtgccacaattaaaataaaatgtcttgatgTATGAAATATAACTGTGGATGACAGCTagagacgaaaaaaaaaataaactcacaGAATGAtacataaacaaagcattgagaGACCCAAGTTTTCAGATGTATAGCTGGACATTTGGGATTTGTTGGTGGCCAGTAAAATCTAATTTTGACACCAGGAACTACAGGTTTGAGAGACTTATTTCTCAAGAGAGAAAAAATAGAATGTGCCACAACACACTGAGTTAATTATATGAATTGAAGTTGCTCAATTGTAAACAGTAAAGTGCTATATAGTAACCGTATGTGCATTACCAGTAGGAGATGTCCTGGCTGCTGCCCTGAGCAGCTGTTGTTCTGTAGACTGTGTTGTAGAGGCCACAGGCATCATTGTTTATGGTGCTAAAGGAGTGCATGTTCATCACACACATGTTGCCCAAAGACTGACATGCTGTCCGGTTGGAGAACAACTACAGATCAAAATGAGCAGAACTTATATATTTTCCAAAGCAAAGCCAgacatgtaaaaatgtaaaaaaaaaaaaaaaaaaaacacttgtgcaTGTGTGTAGAAATTTACCAAACAGGCAGCTGCTGAAGAATACATGAAGTTTGAAAACCATGCCGATACGACAGAGCTGGCCTGTgtaacacaaataaatcacacttTAAAGCAACAAACCTCAGCACGCTAAcagaagtacacaaacacaactcaTGAGGTTAACTTTGAATCTTACCAGTTGGCTAAAGATGACATTTGGGACAACTGATGTAGGTAGACTGTTTGAAGGGAAGCACATCCCACCTGCCTGTAAACAGAGCAAAGCAATCATACCTATCAATGCATCACATAAACTTATGCAtatactaccagtcaaaagtttggaataaacaTTTGACCCCCAATGAAAATGTTTGAGATTCTCACCTGTACGTTTGAACTACCGCAAACACAAGACTGAGATGAGTTGATGAAGGAGTCCTCGCATCTTACACACCTAAGAATACATGACCAAATAAAATGAATCACTTTATGCAACATGAAggtcaaaatgaaaatctggtggCACTGATAGAAACAGGGGAGTTACCTGTTGCCCGTTCTATCTGGGGCAGAAAAAGCGGGCTCTGTTGCATTACATGCTTCACATCGTGATTCAGTTAATGGATTCCCATTCCCATCTCTCTCCACTGACCAATACAGACATGCCATAAAATCATAAACAATTCTGTGAGTGCttatttcagagaaaaaaaaacagcctatgtttgaatcatatttatttatgtgcaaCTGAAATGAAAAGCACTTACCGAGCACACTTCCCTTAGGACACTGACACTTGCCATTCTCCCCTACCCTTCCAGAACAATGGATACAGCCATACCCATCCTGGGTGACCACCTATGAATGAAAGTAATCATATAAATGTATGAAAGTACAAGTTCCCTAAATTACTAATAATACAAGAtcttaaatttgtaatttaaatttaatacaaaacctGATTGGCTTCAGGACACTGCTGGCACGTGATGGACGCCCCATTGCTGACCAGCACCCTGAAACCTGTCTGACACTCACATGCCAGTCCTATATAACAGAAATACACATAAACATACAAGCTGGTTTACAATTAAGTGTATTATAAAAGTTCCGtgattataattatattcatttgaaatatttatttgtttactttggTGCTATGAGCAGCGGCAAATGCAGAATTCTGCGCGCATGCAATTTACCCACTCTTAAATAACGTTACTCACTCTAGGTTACATTAGCAATAATATATGAGCAAATGATTGCTGTTTATTGTACAACGTCTATCGTCAACAGGTTAGTTGGTCAAAACAAAGGAAACTAATCTGTGCTAAGCGTACCTGATTTGCTGCTCACTTGATTCGGCCCGCATTTTACACAAGACAAGCTAGAAATATCAAAATAACTGTCCACACCACAATCCGAAGGCTGCTGAAAAGATATAGAGAACTGCTGGCAGGAAAAAACGTTTAGTTTGAACAGGAATATGATGGAACAACTACACACAAATGCTCTCAGCGTCCTCGTCGCCATGGTGCAGATGACGCGTGAATGACGTACCGGTTCCTGTTCCAGCTCAGAGGCGTGCAGCGTGCGCGCGCTCGTAAAAGTATTTGAGAGGAAGTTGCGTTTTCCCGCCGGACACGCGAGCTGTGTTGTTCAGGAGGTTACCGCGTGGTTtctctgaccaaaaaaaaaaaaaaaaaaaaaaaaaaaagaaaagaaaggaaagaaaaaagtcGTGTGGAACCGTTTAGATTGAGGTATTattttcagagagaaaaaaacgAACGGTAAGTAAGGCTCCGAAGACGCATTGATATCGAATGTTTAACTAGAAGTGGATTTCCTGAGGTGTTTTTTCTCATCTTTGAAAGTTTTAAACAAAGGGGAGAAAACACTGGTTTCTACAGTGGATTTTTTTGTTAGATTATAGAAACTGGTCtcaaaagtttgctttttttccttttaaacagATCCCATTGGTTTGTAAGAAGAATCTGACCATGACAATAGTTGTTCTGCGTTTGCAAGGTTTAAACACAGAGGCGGGATCTGAAGACATCCGAAGATTTTTCCATGGCTTGCACATACCTGAGGGTGGTGTTCATATTATCGGTGGCAAGATGGGTGAagcttttatcatttttaattcgGAGAGAGAAGGCCAACTAGCCATGCGATACTCCGGAAAACTCCTCAGAGgctcttctgtttcattacatATTAGCAGTCTGGCTGAACTCAAGAGAAAAATGGAGTCACGATTAAAGAAACCAAAGTCCACAGCAGTGGAGACTAAAACAGTGCCATCATCCCCACCTGACAACAATAGAGGTCTTTTGCTTAGTCTAATGACTGCCATTCAAGGACTGCATTCAAATGAAAAAGTGGATCAAGGCCAAGTGCCTGAAAATTTCAACCAAAATGTTCCAGAAAATGATAAATGGTCCTCAACAGACAACCAAACAATTAAGGATGCGCCACATAGTCTAACTCATGACATGGCACCTAAGGAGCAAAAAAGCAGTGGAGAAAACCTCAATTCCTGTAAGCCAGGCTATCTTCGACTTTATGGATTTCCTGACTCCGTTTCCAAAGAAGAGATCTACCAGTTCCTACTGGGACTTCCAGTGTTGGAAGTCATCACAAAAGTTAGACTGTCACTGGGTTGGTGTTGTCTTGTGAAGCTGGCGA harbors:
- the LOC127973009 gene encoding RNA-binding protein 12B-like — its product is MTIVVLRLQGLNTEAGSEDIRRFFHGLHIPEGGVHIIGGKMGEAFIIFNSEREGQLAMRYSGKLLRGSSVSLHISSLAELKRKMESRLKKPKSTAVETKTVPSSPPDNNRGLLLSLMTAIQGLHSNEKVDQGQVPENFNQNVPENDKWSSTDNQTIKDAPHSLTHDMAPKEQKSSGENLNSCKPGYLRLYGFPDSVSKEEIYQFLLGLPVLEVITKVRLSLGWCCLVKLASFTDAEEGLKYSHRKFKEYHVEVRLAHEKMWTDAVEQSKNFMQNIKPHTFSERREVNTERNAIRGFSTKRSAEESLSPRDTPSR